GTACCGAGCCCGCGAACGGCGGTGGTGGACGCTCGCCGACACCGCGGACAACACCGAGGTAAGACGGCGCCGCCCCGGCGTACGTCACGTCGTGCGAACCACGTTGTACCGACAGTGACTACGGTGGGGCGGCGCGGGACCGGCTGGGTACTACTTGTTCTTGTCGTCGCGCCAGGCGATCCAGTCGCGCAGCTCGCCCAGGTCGAAGTCCGGGCCGTCGTCGTGCACGGTGAACAGCCGGGAACCGGCCTCGTACAGCTTCTCCCCCATGTCGGACGGGTCGCCCTCGCCCTTGGTCGAACGCTCGATCTCCGCGGGGTCGCGGCCGATGTCCGCGCAGTGCCGGTCGAGCACCTCGTGCTTGTGTGCGACGGTCTCCGGGTCGCCGAAGCCGTGCCAGATGTCGGCGTGCTCGGCGACCAGCCGCAACGTCTTCTTCTCGCCGCCGCCGCCGATCATCACCGGCATGTCCCGCGTCGGGCGCGGGTTGAGCTTCGCCCACCGCTGCTCGATCCGCGGCAGCGCCTCGGCCAGGTCGGCGAGCCGGCTGCCGGCGGTGCCGAACTCGTAGCCGTACTCGTCGTAGTCGCGCTGGAACCAGCCCGCGCCGATGCCGAAGATCAGCCGGCCGTCCGAGATGTGGTCGATGGTGCGCGCCATGTCGGCGAGCAGCTCGGGGTTGCGGTAGCTGTTGCACGACACGAGGGCACCCAGCTCCACCCGCTCGGTCGCCTCCGCCCAGGCGGCGAGCATCGACCAGCACTCGAAGTGCTCGCCGTCCGGTTCGCCGTGCAACGGGTAGAAATGGTCCCAGGTGAACAGGATGTCGGCCCCCGCCTCCTCCACCGCGGCAACGGTGCGGCGGATGTCGGCGTAGTCGGCGTGCTGGGGCTGCAGTTGGAACGCGATGCGTACAGGTCTGTTCGTCTCAGTCACGCGTGCAGACTAACGGGCGGACTACTCGGCGCGATCCGCCTGCTCTGCCGCGTGCACCCGCTGCCGGTAGCCACGGACACTGCGCCGCAGCGCCTGCTCGGGGTCCACGCCGTGCCGCCTGGCCAGTGCCGCCACGGCGAGCAACAGCTCGCCGACGTACTCCTCGTCCACCGCCGCACCGGCCGGCACAAGCGCGTCCGGCACCTCGACGGGCACGTCCACGCCGGCGCGTTCGGTACGCCCGATCAGCTTGCTGGCCAACGCCAGCGCGGGCTGGGCGAGCGGCACGCCGTCGACCGCAGACGCCCGCCCCTTCT
The Streptosporangiales bacterium genome window above contains:
- a CDS encoding LLM class F420-dependent oxidoreductase translates to MTETNRPVRIAFQLQPQHADYADIRRTVAAVEEAGADILFTWDHFYPLHGEPDGEHFECWSMLAAWAEATERVELGALVSCNSYRNPELLADMARTIDHISDGRLIFGIGAGWFQRDYDEYGYEFGTAGSRLADLAEALPRIEQRWAKLNPRPTRDMPVMIGGGGEKKTLRLVAEHADIWHGFGDPETVAHKHEVLDRHCADIGRDPAEIERSTKGEGDPSDMGEKLYEAGSRLFTVHDDGPDFDLGELRDWIAWRDDKNK